The genomic segment GATCCCTTTGTCAAAACATTCGCAGTATAGAGTTCTTCTGCAGGCTGCGTAACGACCGGTTCAACAGGTACTGCCGGTTTTTCAGGTTCTTTCGGAACAGGGATGTATTCTCTCACCGGTTCGCGCGGCTCCGATGGCACCAGCATAACATGATTTTCTGTCATCAACTCATTTTCAGTAGTGTTATTTTCCAACTCTTTCTCTACCGCAGTTTCTTGAGCGACAACAACCTCCGGTTCGTCTTGCAATTCCTCCGTTTCTTCTGCCTGTTCTTCAGTCGGCTCAACAGCAAGAAGCTCCGGTTCAGCTACCGGCTCTTCCTCGTCTTTTTCAGGTTTCGCTTCATCGACAATTACCGGTTCCGGTTCAATTGGCGTTGACACTTCCGGTACCGGTGACAGAAACTCATTTAACTCCGACGCAGTTTCCGGAGCAGCTATTTCTGCAACTTGTAGTACCGGTTTTGTATATTCTCCGGAAGATTCGCTTCCTTCTTGCATCGGCGGTTCTTGCATGGGAGGGGCATCCGGCACCGGTTTTTCAGCCTCTGCAGAATATTCGGATGATGCAGAAAACACTGCAGGTTCGGGTACCTCGGAAACGGCAGCAGGAGCCGGTACGATTTCCGGTTCCGGTAAAACGGGTTCCGATACTTCGGCTATCGGAGCCACCGGTTCCTCCGGTACGGGTTCAGGCTGTACAGGTTCTTCAACTTCAGCTATCGGTGATATCGGTTCTTCCGTTTCGGTTTGCACCGGTTCCTCTGCTGGGATAGATTGAGAATTCTCTTTTGCCGGTTTTGCAGGGGTCGCCGTTGGAACAGGTTGTTTTTCTTCAACTTTACCTAACAGTACCGGATCGGCGCCTTCCTCGGCTACAAGCGGCGGTACTGATACTCGCACACGCGCGATGCTTCCCTCTTTGATTGATAAAGCTTTCGCCACATCGGGTGACACTTTTACCAGTAATCCGTCAGATCCCATATCGCCAATAACCACGGCACGGGATGTGGTATTTTGTTCCAAATTGGTAATTTCGATAAGCGTATACTTAGGGAATAAATCGCTGGAGGCAAAGAGCCCTGAAGGAAAATCTTCCTGTGATCCCGCAGCCGCATTACCTTCCCATATTGCCCACATCAGTGCAGCGCTTAGTACCAACATACTCAGGACAGTTATTGTTTTTTTGATCATCTGTATCCCCTTTTTACCCTATAAAGTTTCCAACATACTTGTACCGATAGCTTGACCGGCGCTTTTTATTTTCCGCCTTAATTCAATTTCCGGTATTGTTTTCGGGTCGATCTTCTCTTCAAAAATGATATTTTGAGAGGAAAAATCGATGAACTTCCATTCGAGGTTCTTCCATTCAATGACCGGTCTTTGTCTATTTACAGTATCGCCAAAAGCTTGCTGATATTCGCAATACAGCGCAACTAAATAGTCAATCGATGAATCGAAGCGTTTGAGCAGAGAAGCATTATCCTTGTACCGTTCATAGTTTTCTACTATATATTCGCTACTGGTTGCTATCATCCCTTGATCAAAACAGAAATCAAAAAGCTCTGTTTCAAGCGCTGCCGTAAGCTCGTCTGCTCCGGTCGGTGCATCGGAATTATAGATACAAGCAAAACCGATTGTTTTCGCATATACCGCACCATACAGCATAGTGCAGCATAAAAGCACTATCGGTATCCGCTTTTTCATAGTATATTCTCCGTAATCAATATCGGCAAAATAAAAAAAGGATAAAGGATAAACGAGACAGGGTAAACGCATCAGGCCGCTTTTTTAATATCCCCGCGAAAAAATTGAGACTATTCGACCAGAACTGCCAAGGATGGCATCGCTAAAAAATGTACATCCTTGTACATTTTTTAGCTTCGAGTTTTTCTGATGAAAAACTCGATACTGTTTGGAACCACTGACTTCCTATCAGTGCAGCGATGTTTTGGTGTACGCACCAAAACTCGCCTTCAACTGTTGTACACGGATGTACAACAGTTGAAGATGGTTCAAATGGTCTCACAGTCTCAATTTTTTCGCGATTTATATCTAGGGCACCTCTAAAAACTCGGTTAGATTTGCTTCGCATCCTTCGGAATAGAGGTACCCGTCGAGTTTTTAATAAGTCTATAAATATAAATGACTTATTAAAAACGTCGCAAATTAAAATCAAGGAAAACCTCTAAAAACTGAAGTTTTTAGAGGTTCCCTCTACTCTGTCTGATGCGTTTACCCTTTCGCTGAAAAAATGTGCGAAATTTTATTCGTGCGGAGGGTTTAATACCCCGACGCTTGCGTCGTAACAAAGGGTATTAAAGCCGACTGCAACCACCTTATGAGAACAACATACCCCGACGCTTGCGTCGGGGTTGTTGATTTCCTTAAAATGCAACAGTTGAACAAAATATGAATTTTGAAAACTGTTGCATTCGTGCGCGAAAAGCGCACACATCAATACGCAAGTTTTCGAAAGAAAACTTGACGGTTAAGGTGAGCGGCGTCATTGTAGACTCTCACCTTATACCTATGAAATTTCGCACAGAAGGAAGGCACCCGTTGAAGATATTTTTAATGCAGTTGCCATGGTGTCTTGCCGTTCTTTGTATACGGATTATAGAACCTTTCATTTACATTACAAACCATAGCTTTCTCCATGTCATAATTCCATCACAACCTTTCCCCTACCCGTGCAAAAAGCTCAACATAGTGCTGTGCATTCTGCTTGGACTGCTGCACAAAGGCGTTGTCTTCCACATAGCCGAGTACAGCATCCCGCTCCGCGCGATTCCGGTAGGTAATATCGCGGAAATGATTGGTGTAGTCTTTTTTCTTGGTGATAAGAACCTGAGCTTCGATGTAACGGTTCAAGCGGAGCGCTTCGTCAAGGTAAGCCTGCCAGTGCGATCCGGTAAGGGCGGAAACTCCGACGAGCCGACAGAGTACGCTATAGGCATGTTCTGCGCGGTCAAAGGGATACCGTTCCCAGAGCCGGTCGTATTCGGCGTGGATTGCGTGCCACGAAGTAAGCTCCCCTGCCCCAATTCTACTGCGAAGCCGGTCATATTCGTCCTCGCGTATCAGCTGCCCGCCTGCATTGACCCACGGGATTGTTCCATTTTGAATATTGAACCGGCTCCATACACCACTACGGCTAAGCACCTCACCGTCGGCACCGGTTTCATCGATGTATTTTGCCAAAACGGTTACCCCGTACCATACGAGCATATCGCGGTACGCATACCATGCATCAATGCCGTGCAG from the Treponema medium genome contains:
- a CDS encoding SPOR domain-containing protein, with the protein product MIKKTITVLSMLVLSAALMWAIWEGNAAAGSQEDFPSGLFASSDLFPKYTLIEITNLEQNTTSRAVVIGDMGSDGLLVKVSPDVAKALSIKEGSIARVRVSVPPLVAEEGADPVLLGKVEEKQPVPTATPAKPAKENSQSIPAEEPVQTETEEPISPIAEVEEPVQPEPVPEEPVAPIAEVSEPVLPEPEIVPAPAAVSEVPEPAVFSASSEYSAEAEKPVPDAPPMQEPPMQEGSESSGEYTKPVLQVAEIAAPETASELNEFLSPVPEVSTPIEPEPVIVDEAKPEKDEEEPVAEPELLAVEPTEEQAEETEELQDEPEVVVAQETAVEKELENNTTENELMTENHVMLVPSEPREPVREYIPVPKEPEKPAVPVEPVVTQPAEELYTANVLTKGSFYVQVGRFKDILNVESFVQMYGKRYPVAIEKSSTVKDVFYKVYIGPLKKDERGAALETFQKLGFKDAFLKKAP